Genomic DNA from Paenibacillus sp. KS-LC4:
CTGCAAACGACGCTTGAAGAAAATATAGCTATGGTCTACGACTCGCTTGCTTTCCTCAAGCATAACGGTATTGAAGCGATGTTTGACGCGGAGCATTTCTTCGACGGCTACAAGCATAACCCGGAATACGCGCTGGCTGTGCTGCGCAAGGCACAGGAAGCCGGAACGGATTGGCTCGTGCTGTGCGATACGAATGGCGGCACGCTGCCTGGCGAAATTCATGAAATTGTGTCACGTGTTCGCGCCGAGCTGAACGCTCCTATTGGCATTCATACGCACAACGATTGTGAGCTCGCCGTTGCCAACTCGCTTGCTGCCGTGCAAGCCGGAGCTCGTCAAATTCAAGGCACGATCAATGGATATGGCGAACGCTGCGGCAATGCCAATCTCTGTTCGATTATTCCAAATTTGCAGCTTAAAATGGGCTATAACTGTTTGCAGGATGACAAGCTGAGCTTGCTGACAGGAACCGCTCGTTTTGTCAGTGAAATTGCCAACGTTCATATGCCTGTAGGACAGCCTTATGTCGGCAATGCAGCTTTCGCCCACAAAGGCGGTATTCACGTGTCGGCAATTATGAAGGATTCCAAAACCTATGAGCATATCGCGCCGGAACTCGTTGGCAACAAGCAGCGCATACTCGTCTCCGAGCTGGCGGGTCAAAGCAACATCATATCCAAGGCTCAGGAGCTCGGCCTCGATGTGAATGCCAACAATGAAAAAACAAAGCAAATTATGGAGCGGATTAAAGACTTGGAGCATCAAGGCTATCAATTTGAAGGTGCTGATGCATCGCTTGAGCTGCTGCTTAGAGAAGCTTTTGGTGAGGTCGAAGAAATTTTCACGGTCGAGTCCTTTAAAATGCTTGTGGAAAACTCGCAGGGCGCACTCCGCACCGAGGCGATCGTTAAGCTAAACGTTGGCGGCGAGCAGGTTTATACTGCTGCGGAAGGCAACGGTCCTGTCAATGCGCTTGATAACGCCTTAAGAAAGGCTCTCGTGCAGTTTTATCCAAAAATCAAGCAGATCCATTTGTCCGACTACAAAGTCCGTGTAATCGACGAGAAGGATGCTACAGCCGCTAAAGTGCGCGTCCTTGTAGAGTCGACCAGCATCGACAACACCTGGAGCACTGTAGGTGTTTCTAACAATGTAATCGAAGCAAGCTGGGAAGCATTGGTTGACGGCATTCGCTACGCCCTGCTCAACATGGGCAAACCCGACGCTATTGATGTCCCTGTAACCGAGCAGCATGGACTAGTAAACCATTAATTTAGCGCCTAATAGGCAACTGTAATAATAATAAAGGGCATTCCTCAAGCCATAATCAATAACTGGCTTGCAGGGATGCCCTTTTTTTAAAAAATATAGAAAAGCACATAAGCACATGATTTTCTAGCCCTTCTCTAGCCCCTCTCTATCTCCACCTCAGAACGGATAGCTTCGCCTCCAAGTGACGGCTTTGGGCCGTTTACGCTTGTGCCTTGTTAAAATGGTCGAACGCTACTTTTGCAGGCAGCTTTAATAAAGCTCGCTTCTTATGCGGGTGTCTCCGCAGCAACTGCTATGTACCGTGCCCGTAGTCGGAAAAACATGCCCATGCTGGCAATCGTCAAGAAGCTTCCAATTAGCTGCGCAGTATTTAAATATTCATTAAGCAGAAAATAAGCCAAAATCATGGCCAGCACCGGCTCACCGATAATCGCCATCGAAACGTTCGTCGCCCCAATATGCTTCAACAGCATATTAAACACCAAATGTCCGAAGATCGTCGGAATAATCGCAAGCAGGGCAAAATACATCCATTCCTCCGCAGCATACCCCGTTAATGCAATTTGATTGACAAGATTGTAAATAAACATAACTGTTCCTGCAATTAAAAAGACAATTAAGCTATACAGATTCGAGGGCAGGCTGTTGCTGACCCTTTGCCCAGCTATCATATATACGGCAACCGCCATCGTTCCGAGCAAGGACAATAAATCGCCAAATAATGCCTCACGCGAAATTCCGATATCGCCCCAAGCGATAACGAAGGAGCCCAATACCGCAAGCGCCATACAAAGACTGCCCGCTATCGTCTGGCGCTCTTTAAATAGAAAGAACGAGCCCAGCATAACAAAAAAAGGCTGCAGCGTTATAAATACCATAGAGCTTGCAACGGACGTATATTTCAGCGATTCCATCCACAACAAAAAATGCAGGCCAAGAAAAAAGCCTGCACAACTTAAAACCATCCACTCTTTGCCGGTTAGCCGAATTGTTCGCAGCACCTTCCACGGCACAAGCGGCAGCATAATAACGACGGTCATAAGCAACCGGTACATACCTGCCACCGATGACGGAGCATGTGAAAACTTAATAATGATCGACGATACGGCTATAGCCAAAACAGCAATAAGCAGCCAAGCATAAGGATGGAGCCGTAATTTCTTCTGTTCAGAATTCATGAATGTAATTGCTCCCTTTAGTGATTATGAATATTTTTCAATGAGACGATCCCATTCCGAAAGTGGAATGACGCCGTTGATTCTTTCGCGAATGACACCGTTGGAGTCAATTAGAAACGTCGTCGGAAAAGTATTTACCTTATATTCCTTCGTGACCTCTCCCTCGCGATCCATCAGAATGGTAAACGTGAATTCATGATCCGCCACAAATTGCCTAGCCGCGCGCTCTTTGTCAAACTTAGTTGAATTAACGCCATACATTGCGATTTTATCCCCATACTTCTCATGAAGCTCCTGTAAATCAGGCGCCTCCAGCTCACAAGGGCCACACCAAGACGCCCAAAAATTTACGAAGCTAAGCTTGCCCTGCTTGCCGCCGATTTTGTACATCTGCTCATCAAGCGCCTGAAGCTCAAACTGCTGGGCAGAATATCCTGCTTTTGGCTTAAAATCCCCTGAAGCAGTTATAATTGCGCTGTCCTTCTCCATATATTGCGAAATAGCCAAGCCAGCCAGTACAAAAGCTACTATAAACCATGCGGACGCTCTCTTCATTTTCCCAAATCCTCCTGCCAAATTCATGCTTTTCACAGCTTCTATCGTAACATGGCCGGCAAGACAAGCTCAAGAGAAACAGCTTTCCTTCATTAAACCGTCATATCCGTCACGTTTTTCCCTTTTATTTTAGGTTAAAATAAATCAAATCATACCTATTCGAGTTACGGTAGAGCATATACGAATGCGGGGGGTGTATTTGCATGCAATTGCAGCTGCTATATATAACTACACAAGCTCATGATCGGCTTATTGCCTCATGCCGAGAAGCATGGCCGAGGGAAGCCTGCGGAATTTTGACAGGCGAAAGCGATATCGGCAAAATATCGGACGTGACCGCCATCGCCAACGTCCATTCATCCCCTGCAACCGCCTTCGCATTCGCTCCAGACGATTGGGTAAAGGCTTATTACCGCATGCAAAAAAGCCGGCAATCTCTGCTCGGCTTCTTTCACTCTCATCCAACGTCGCATACCCAGCCTTCAACTGCTGATGGGCTCGGCATCCATACAGATGATCAATCATTGTCATATTGGATTATTTCTTTGCAGCAGCCTTTACAGCCTGAAATACAGGCTTATTGCCGCATGAAGGGAGGCTTTCAGCCGTTGCAATGGGCTATCGCTGACTGAGATAAGCGTACAGGTCGCCCAGCGTATTGATATTCCGTTCAAAAATACGACGCAAATACGTCTGCCACAATTCCGCCGTCATTAAAGAATCCTCCAGCGCGTGATGCCGCTGTGTAATCGTAATGCCGCTGTCTTCCAGCAAATCATCAAGCGCGTAGCTATCACGCTTCGGCTCCAGCCACTTGGCAACCATCATCGTATCTAATACACGGTGGTTTAAGTTAACCTTCGACGTTCGCCATAGCGCGGCGTTGAGAAATTGCTTATCATGTCCGGAGGCATGGGCAACGAGCGGGCGCTTGCCGACAAACTCCATGAAGTCATGCAGCACCTGCATTAAATCGGGGGCGTCCTCGACCATTTCATTCGTAATGCCCGTTAGCTCCACAATAGCCCGCGGAATGCGGCGCTTTGGATTAACGAGGCTGTAAAACGTTTCCGAGGAATAAATTTCACTCCCCCTCATTAATACCGCGCCAAAGGAAATAATTTCATCTCCATTCGACGGGTAAAACCCCGTTGTCTCCAAGTCGAACACGATAAATTCCATTTCTCTAAGCAGCATGTCAAGCGGGGATTGCTTGCGCTGCTCTTTGTTGACAGAGCGAATAAAAGCCATTTGCTGGGCGTTTTGCGATCCCAGCATTGAGGCTATGGCCGGCGTAAAGCCGCCCATTTTATATAAGCTCCACATCCGTCCCACGCCTTTAGGTTCCTTCATAATCTCCATCCACCGCCTTACACAAGCCTTCCCATCGTGATTTTATACACTTTGCGCTGCAGCTTCTTGCCCAGCCGCAAGCTTTTCTTCAATTGATCTTTCATCTCTTTCGTCAGCTTGCGAGAAGCTACTTTGCCATTGTTGCCATACCAGCCGTTTTCCGAGCTTTCGATTGATAACAGCCGAAGCTTAAGAATAAAGAGAAAAGCCTGCTCACATTGCTTTGCCTCCTGCTCCGAAAGCTCCTTTTCTTCCAAAAGCCTCCGCATGCGGTCCAGTGTAGAAGACTCACGAATACCTCGCTGTATTGATAACAGACGAATCGCATTGACCATAGGAATGTAGGCCCCATACTTAATATCCAGACTGCCTGCATCCTCTCCATATTGCTCCTTAAGCAAATGGCCGAATACGCCGAGCAGCATTTTATGCCTCATCGTATTTTCCAGCATGCGTCTAATAATAATCGGCGTTGCCAGCATGTCGGTGAAAAAAATATCCTTAAATTTCCGCATGAGCAGCTCACTTCCAAAAATACAGCGTGCATCCGCTAAAATTAGCAAATATCGAACTGCCTCCCAGCTCGGCTCCTTGAACCACAGGTTAATTTGCTCCTCCCATGCTGACAGTGATTTGCACCACTCGGGGTTGCTGCTGATGACCTCTCCCTCACATGGGGGATATCCCGCTATTTGGAGGTAGCTAACAATTAACGCTGATAATTCATTAAAATAGCGCTGCACATACGGCTTATCACCAACTCTATTATCATAAACAATGCCGCTGTCCTGATCGCTGGACAAGGTTTGCTCCTCCCTGCCTCCGCTGCCGAATAATAAATATGCGTAAGGCACGGGAGGAGAACCCTTCCCCATCCGTGCCATTTCCGCTTCTGCGAGTGCAATTGCCCGGCTGATCACCGAATCATGCATCTCATTCAATTGTTCATTAAACTGTTCGACAGGGCTTGCAAGGAGAGCTTCCTTCATCCGATCATGTACCTGATCCCGCAAGCTGCGCAGCGCGCTCGCCTCTCCGGCCGAGCCAATCTGCTCCAGCAGCTTCACCTGCACAGGGTCCGTCATCTGAGTCTCTCCCCTTTAAATCGCCCTTATAATTTTAAGAGACTGCGACGAAATAAGTACCGCTAATTTCCTCTCAGCTTCTAACCTTGCAGGTTTTGTCCTGCTTTTTTCATTTGCTCAGGATAACCATAAGCGCCATGCTCACTAAGGTCAAGACCTACAATTTCTTGCTCCTCGGTTACACGGAAGCCCATAACCAGCTTCATAATGCCAAGCACCAGGAACGATGCTGCAAGCACGAATGCACCGCATACCACTACGCTCTCGAATTGCACCCACAATTGCTTCCAGCTGCCAGTGTCGATAAGTCCACCTTGGCCTACGCCGACTTTATCTGCCAGTAATTGTGTAGCAAAAATACCGTTAGCCAGCGTACCCCAAATACCAGCTGCACCGTGAACCGACATTGCATAGATCGGATCGTCGATTTTCATTTTCTCGAAAAATTTCGCGCTGTAGAATACAAGCACACCAGCTACTAGACCGATAACGACTGCTGCCCAAGGATCAACGAAGGCACAGGAAGCTGTGATTGCAACCAGACCCGCAAGTGTACCATTAAGTGTAGTTGTAATATCTGCCTTGCCTGTAACAGCCCATGAAATCAGCAGCGAGGAAACCGCACCTGCACCTGCTCCGAGCATTGTTGTGAATGCTACATATCCAAAAAATCCGTCACCGATGCTCACCGTGCTGCCTGCGTTAAAGCCGAACCAGCCAACCCACAGAAG
This window encodes:
- the cimA gene encoding citramalate synthase gives rise to the protein MTMNLSIFDTTLRDGTQGEGISLSAEDKLKIALKLDALGVHYIEGGNPGSNSKDIEFFERIKAYNLNAKITAFGSTRRKFSLAHQDANLLRIKESGVPAATLVGKSWDFHVHTALQTTLEENIAMVYDSLAFLKHNGIEAMFDAEHFFDGYKHNPEYALAVLRKAQEAGTDWLVLCDTNGGTLPGEIHEIVSRVRAELNAPIGIHTHNDCELAVANSLAAVQAGARQIQGTINGYGERCGNANLCSIIPNLQLKMGYNCLQDDKLSLLTGTARFVSEIANVHMPVGQPYVGNAAFAHKGGIHVSAIMKDSKTYEHIAPELVGNKQRILVSELAGQSNIISKAQELGLDVNANNEKTKQIMERIKDLEHQGYQFEGADASLELLLREAFGEVEEIFTVESFKMLVENSQGALRTEAIVKLNVGGEQVYTAAEGNGPVNALDNALRKALVQFYPKIKQIHLSDYKVRVIDEKDATAAKVRVLVESTSIDNTWSTVGVSNNVIEASWEALVDGIRYALLNMGKPDAIDVPVTEQHGLVNH
- a CDS encoding DMT family transporter, which translates into the protein MNSEQKKLRLHPYAWLLIAVLAIAVSSIIIKFSHAPSSVAGMYRLLMTVVIMLPLVPWKVLRTIRLTGKEWMVLSCAGFFLGLHFLLWMESLKYTSVASSMVFITLQPFFVMLGSFFLFKERQTIAGSLCMALAVLGSFVIAWGDIGISREALFGDLLSLLGTMAVAVYMIAGQRVSNSLPSNLYSLIVFLIAGTVMFIYNLVNQIALTGYAAEEWMYFALLAIIPTIFGHLVFNMLLKHIGATNVSMAIIGEPVLAMILAYFLLNEYLNTAQLIGSFLTIASMGMFFRLRARYIAVAAETPA
- a CDS encoding TlpA disulfide reductase family protein, with protein sequence MKRASAWFIVAFVLAGLAISQYMEKDSAIITASGDFKPKAGYSAQQFELQALDEQMYKIGGKQGKLSFVNFWASWCGPCELEAPDLQELHEKYGDKIAMYGVNSTKFDKERAARQFVADHEFTFTILMDREGEVTKEYKVNTFPTTFLIDSNGVIRERINGVIPLSEWDRLIEKYS
- a CDS encoding M67 family metallopeptidase — its product is MQLQLLYITTQAHDRLIASCREAWPREACGILTGESDIGKISDVTAIANVHSSPATAFAFAPDDWVKAYYRMQKSRQSLLGFFHSHPTSHTQPSTADGLGIHTDDQSLSYWIISLQQPLQPEIQAYCRMKGGFQPLQWAIAD
- a CDS encoding 3'-5' exonuclease, which gives rise to MKEPKGVGRMWSLYKMGGFTPAIASMLGSQNAQQMAFIRSVNKEQRKQSPLDMLLREMEFIVFDLETTGFYPSNGDEIISFGAVLMRGSEIYSSETFYSLVNPKRRIPRAIVELTGITNEMVEDAPDLMQVLHDFMEFVGKRPLVAHASGHDKQFLNAALWRTSKVNLNHRVLDTMMVAKWLEPKRDSYALDDLLEDSGITITQRHHALEDSLMTAELWQTYLRRIFERNINTLGDLYAYLSQR
- a CDS encoding DUF294 nucleotidyltransferase-like domain-containing protein, whose product is MTDPVQVKLLEQIGSAGEASALRSLRDQVHDRMKEALLASPVEQFNEQLNEMHDSVISRAIALAEAEMARMGKGSPPVPYAYLLFGSGGREEQTLSSDQDSGIVYDNRVGDKPYVQRYFNELSALIVSYLQIAGYPPCEGEVISSNPEWCKSLSAWEEQINLWFKEPSWEAVRYLLILADARCIFGSELLMRKFKDIFFTDMLATPIIIRRMLENTMRHKMLLGVFGHLLKEQYGEDAGSLDIKYGAYIPMVNAIRLLSIQRGIRESSTLDRMRRLLEEKELSEQEAKQCEQAFLFILKLRLLSIESSENGWYGNNGKVASRKLTKEMKDQLKKSLRLGKKLQRKVYKITMGRLV